A stretch of Sphingomonas sp. JUb134 DNA encodes these proteins:
- the leuA gene encoding 2-isopropylmalate synthase codes for MLRDPSTKYRPFPQVDVPDRQWPSQTITRAPRWLSTDMRDGNQALIDPMDAEKKTRFFDLLVKVGIKEIEVGFPSAGATEFDFISGLVRNGRVPDDVTVQVLTQSRRDLIEKSFQSLEGAPTAIVHLYNAVSPAWRRIVFGMSRDEVREIAITGAKILRDEAGKRPDTDWRFEYSPETFSTAELDFSVEVCAAVMDVLRPTPEKPLILNLPATVEAASPNVYADQIEWFCRNVPNRDSVIISLHPHNDRGTGVAAAELGLMAGADRVEGCLFGNGERTGNCDLVTLALNMYTQGVDPGLDFSNIDEVINTVEYCNQLPVHPRHPYAGELVFTAFSGSHQDAIKKGFAAQAQRNDGLWDVPYLPIDPADLGRDYEAVIRVNSQSGKGGVAWVLEQDKGLKLPKRMQADFSRHVQRVADETSRELNAADIWGAFEAAYLPSSGDRFELVDYSESHGAAGQARTFVGQLRLDGETRSISGKGNGLLSSLLSALRDDCGIDLDVVDYSEHAIGNGSDAQAAAYLECTLPDGTRVFGAGIDADVATATVRAALSAANRVAA; via the coding sequence ATGCTGCGCGATCCTTCGACCAAATACCGCCCCTTCCCCCAGGTGGACGTGCCCGACCGGCAGTGGCCGTCGCAGACCATCACCCGCGCGCCGCGCTGGCTGTCGACCGACATGCGCGACGGCAACCAGGCGCTGATCGACCCCATGGATGCGGAAAAGAAGACCCGCTTCTTCGACCTGCTCGTGAAGGTGGGCATCAAGGAGATCGAGGTCGGCTTCCCTTCCGCCGGCGCCACCGAATTCGACTTCATCTCCGGCCTCGTTCGCAACGGCCGCGTGCCCGACGACGTGACCGTCCAGGTGCTGACCCAGTCGCGCCGCGACCTGATCGAGAAGAGCTTCCAGTCGCTGGAGGGCGCGCCCACCGCGATCGTCCACCTCTACAACGCCGTCTCCCCCGCCTGGCGCCGCATCGTGTTCGGCATGAGCCGCGACGAGGTGCGCGAGATCGCAATCACCGGCGCCAAGATCCTGCGCGACGAGGCGGGCAAGCGCCCCGACACCGACTGGCGCTTCGAATATTCGCCGGAAACCTTTTCCACCGCCGAACTCGACTTCTCGGTCGAAGTCTGCGCGGCCGTCATGGACGTGCTGCGCCCCACCCCGGAAAAGCCGCTGATCCTCAACCTGCCGGCGACGGTCGAGGCGGCGAGCCCCAACGTCTATGCCGACCAGATCGAGTGGTTCTGCCGCAACGTGCCGAACCGCGACAGCGTCATCATCAGCCTCCACCCTCACAACGACCGCGGCACCGGCGTCGCCGCCGCCGAGCTCGGCCTGATGGCCGGTGCCGACCGCGTCGAGGGATGCCTGTTCGGCAATGGCGAGCGCACCGGCAACTGCGATCTCGTGACACTCGCCTTGAACATGTACACGCAAGGCGTTGATCCCGGCCTGGATTTTTCCAACATCGACGAGGTCATCAACACCGTCGAATATTGCAACCAGCTGCCTGTCCACCCGCGCCACCCCTATGCCGGCGAGCTGGTGTTCACCGCCTTTTCCGGCAGCCACCAGGACGCGATCAAGAAGGGCTTCGCGGCCCAGGCGCAGCGCAACGACGGCCTGTGGGACGTGCCCTATCTGCCGATCGACCCGGCCGACCTGGGCCGCGACTACGAGGCCGTGATCCGCGTCAACTCGCAGTCGGGCAAGGGTGGCGTCGCCTGGGTGCTGGAGCAGGACAAGGGGCTGAAGCTCCCCAAGCGGATGCAGGCCGACTTCAGCCGCCACGTCCAGCGCGTCGCCGACGAGACCAGCCGCGAACTGAACGCCGCCGACATCTGGGGCGCGTTCGAGGCGGCGTACCTGCCGAGCAGCGGCGACCGGTTCGAGCTGGTCGATTATTCGGAAAGCCATGGTGCCGCCGGCCAGGCTCGGACCTTTGTGGGCCAGCTGCGGCTCGACGGCGAGACGCGGTCGATCTCGGGCAAGGGCAACGGCCTGCTCTCCAGCCTGCTCTCGGCACTGCGCGACGATTGCGGCATCGACCTCGACGTGGTCGACTATAGCGAGCACGCGATCGGCAACGGCTCTGATGCGCAGGCGGCGGCCTATCTCGAATGCACGCTGCCCGACGGCACCCGCGTGTTCGGCGCCGGCATCGACGCCGACGTGGCGACGGCGACGGTTCGCGCGGCGCTCAGCGCCGCCAATCGCGTCGCGGCCTAA
- the folE gene encoding GTP cyclohydrolase I FolE, with protein MQADNPATVDGDLVAPQPKLPVPDEVADAIRTLIRWAGDDPEREGLLDTPKRVARAWKEYCQGYGEDPAHHLSRTFEEVGGYDEIVLLRDIPFQSHCEHHMAPIIGKAHIAYLPKDHVVGISKLARVLHGFARRLQVQERLTAQVADCIWDRLAPRGVAVVIEASHACMTARGVRTPGVTMTTSRMMGVFRDDDRSRKEVLALMGLG; from the coding sequence ATGCAAGCCGACAATCCTGCGACCGTCGACGGCGACCTGGTCGCGCCGCAGCCCAAGCTGCCCGTGCCCGACGAGGTGGCCGACGCGATCCGCACGCTGATCCGCTGGGCCGGCGACGATCCCGAGCGCGAGGGGCTGCTCGATACGCCCAAGCGGGTGGCGCGTGCCTGGAAGGAATATTGCCAGGGCTATGGCGAGGATCCGGCGCATCACCTGTCGCGCACTTTCGAGGAGGTGGGCGGCTATGACGAGATCGTGCTGCTGCGCGACATCCCGTTCCAGTCGCATTGCGAACACCACATGGCGCCGATCATCGGCAAGGCGCACATCGCCTATCTGCCCAAGGACCATGTCGTGGGCATCTCCAAGCTGGCGCGCGTGCTGCACGGCTTCGCCCGTCGGCTGCAGGTGCAGGAGCGGCTGACCGCGCAGGTCGCCGACTGCATCTGGGATCGGCTGGCGCCGCGCGGCGTCGCGGTGGTGATCGAGGCGAGCCATGCCTGCATGACCGCACGCGGCGTGCGTACGCCGGGGGTCACGATGACGACCAGCCGGATGATGGGCGTGTTCCGCGACGACGACCGCAGCCGCAAGGAAGTGCTGGCGCTGATGGGGCTGGGGTAG
- a CDS encoding SWIB/MDM2 domain-containing protein, with protein sequence MAKTSTTTAKTGAARGGIAKPVTPSEDLAKITGKDPLPRSEVVSKMWEYIKKNDLQNPQDKREILADETLEKLFGKKKASMFEMNKLLNAHMS encoded by the coding sequence ATGGCCAAGACTTCGACCACGACCGCAAAGACCGGCGCCGCTCGCGGCGGTATCGCCAAGCCCGTCACGCCGTCGGAAGACCTGGCGAAGATCACCGGCAAGGACCCGCTGCCCCGCAGCGAGGTGGTCAGCAAGATGTGGGAATACATCAAGAAGAACGACCTGCAGAACCCGCAGGACAAGCGCGAGATCCTGGCGGACGAGACGCTCGAGAAGCTCTTCGGCAAGAAGAAGGCTTCCATGTTCGAGATGAACAAGCTGCTCAACGCGCACATGAGCTGA
- a CDS encoding SulP family inorganic anion transporter, with product MTNPVSRFRTEWFTSAAEARRDVLAGIVVALALIPEAIGFSIISGVDPRVGLYASVAIAIVISFLGGRPGMISAATAAVAVVVTPLVRDHGVEYLFAATILMGLIQMVAGLLRLDLLMQFVSRSVITGFVNALAILIFMAQLPQFVGVTWHTYAMVAAGLAIIYLVPRVTKAVPSPLVAILVLAAISIALGLPVRTVGDMGKLPEGLPSFALPNVPLTWETLRIILPYSLTMAAVGLLESLLTAQIVDDMTDTDSDKRRECMGQGGANIAAALVGGMGGCAMIGQSVINVTSGGRKRLSTFTAGTFLLFLLAVLGPIVGRIPMPALVAVMVMVSIGTFSWNSLLNLRRHPPTSSAVMLVTVAVVVATHNLAGGVLAGVLLSGIFFAGKVRRMFSVEREAGIDGTATYRVQGEIFFASVDRFTRAFQAEDSAARVVIDVSAAHFWDISGVGALDKIVARLRRDGREVEVIGYNRASADLVDRFALHDKTGVELGAVPH from the coding sequence ATGACCAACCCCGTTTCCCGCTTCCGGACCGAATGGTTCACCAGCGCTGCAGAGGCGCGCCGCGACGTGCTCGCCGGCATCGTCGTCGCTCTGGCCCTGATCCCGGAGGCGATCGGCTTCTCGATCATCTCCGGCGTCGATCCGCGCGTCGGCCTCTATGCCTCGGTCGCGATCGCGATCGTGATCTCGTTCCTGGGCGGCCGCCCGGGCATGATCTCGGCCGCCACCGCCGCGGTCGCCGTCGTCGTAACCCCGCTGGTCCGCGACCATGGCGTCGAATATCTGTTCGCCGCCACCATCCTGATGGGGCTGATCCAGATGGTCGCCGGGCTGCTGCGGCTCGATCTGCTCATGCAGTTCGTCTCGCGCTCGGTCATCACCGGCTTCGTCAACGCGCTCGCGATCCTGATCTTCATGGCGCAGCTGCCGCAGTTCGTCGGCGTCACCTGGCATACCTATGCGATGGTCGCAGCCGGCCTCGCCATCATCTACCTGGTACCACGCGTGACCAAGGCGGTACCCTCCCCGCTCGTCGCCATCCTGGTGCTCGCCGCGATCAGCATCGCGCTCGGCCTGCCGGTCCGCACCGTGGGCGACATGGGCAAGCTGCCGGAAGGCCTCCCGAGCTTCGCGCTTCCCAACGTGCCACTCACCTGGGAGACGCTGCGCATCATCCTCCCCTATTCGCTCACCATGGCCGCGGTCGGCCTGCTCGAATCGCTGCTCACCGCGCAGATCGTCGACGACATGACCGACACGGACAGCGACAAGCGGCGCGAGTGCATGGGCCAGGGCGGCGCCAACATCGCAGCCGCACTGGTCGGCGGCATGGGCGGCTGCGCGATGATCGGCCAGTCGGTGATCAACGTCACCTCCGGGGGGCGCAAGCGCCTGTCGACCTTCACCGCTGGCACCTTCCTGCTGTTCCTGCTCGCCGTGCTTGGCCCCATCGTCGGCCGCATCCCCATGCCGGCACTGGTAGCGGTGATGGTGATGGTGTCGATCGGGACCTTCAGCTGGAACTCGCTCCTGAACCTGCGCCGCCACCCGCCCACCTCCTCGGCGGTGATGCTGGTGACGGTCGCGGTGGTCGTCGCCACCCACAACCTCGCCGGCGGCGTGCTGGCGGGGGTGCTGCTGTCGGGCATCTTCTTTGCCGGGAAGGTCCGGCGCATGTTCTCGGTCGAGCGGGAGGCCGGGATCGACGGCACCGCCACCTACCGCGTCCAGGGCGAGATCTTCTTCGCCTCGGTCGATCGCTTCACCCGCGCCTTCCAGGCGGAGGACAGCGCCGCCCGCGTGGTGATCGACGTCTCCGCGGCGCACTTCTGGGATATCTCGGGGGTCGGCGCGCTCGACAAGATCGTCGCCCGCCTGCGCCGCGACGGCCGCGAGGTCGAGGTGATCGGCTACAACCGCGCGAGCGCCGACCTGGTCGACCGCTTCGCCCTCCACGACAAGACCGGCGTCGAACTGGGCGCGGTGCCGCACTGA
- a CDS encoding Rrf2 family transcriptional regulator — MPSDSRLSRMLHVLLHMARHPGPMTSDTIARMLGTNPVVIRRTMAGLRDAGYVRSGKGHGGGWAIAADLEKVSLLDVHRAVGGPRLFAIGNEHANPDCAVEKVVNAALEDALAEAEALLLARLGSVSLAELARSFDARCDAHANQEGEVGPARPRPDPAAAPADAGAEGDAGRTGAE; from the coding sequence ATGCCCAGCGACAGCCGCCTTTCCCGCATGCTCCACGTGCTCCTGCACATGGCCCGGCACCCGGGGCCGATGACGTCGGACACCATCGCGCGGATGCTGGGGACCAACCCGGTGGTGATCCGCCGAACGATGGCCGGGCTGCGCGACGCGGGCTACGTCCGTTCCGGCAAGGGCCATGGCGGCGGCTGGGCGATCGCGGCCGACCTGGAGAAGGTGTCGCTGCTCGACGTTCATCGCGCGGTGGGAGGCCCACGGCTCTTCGCCATCGGCAACGAGCATGCGAACCCGGATTGCGCGGTGGAAAAGGTCGTCAACGCGGCGCTGGAGGACGCACTGGCCGAGGCGGAGGCGTTGCTGCTGGCGCGACTGGGCAGCGTCAGCCTGGCCGAACTGGCCCGCAGCTTCGACGCGCGCTGCGACGCCCACGCCAATCAAGAAGGGGAAGTCGGCCCTGCGCGTCCACGACCGGATCCAGCGGCCGCGCCGGCAGACGCAGGCGCTGAAGGAGATGCTGGGCGCACTGGAGCAGAGTGA
- a CDS encoding class I SAM-dependent methyltransferase — MRNFEDPTHWDAAARRYEKTAHPFTQGYAEAALARVPLARESRVLDVAAGTGALALAAARTGAQVLATDFSPAMVARIAAAGLPNVDTRVMDGQALDLPDAAFDAVFSIFGVIMFPDWRRGLAEMARVTRPGGVGVVATWQARGAATFLLLGQIREKLFPEKAGATMPEGMEALSTPQRLAHELATAGYRDAQIEEVTRDFPLDLAALADPDTLFGMSPNWTSLDAAERAEVIAEVRRRASGRPVLPIASTALVAVARR, encoded by the coding sequence ATGCGCAACTTCGAAGACCCGACCCACTGGGATGCGGCCGCCCGCCGCTATGAGAAGACCGCCCATCCGTTCACCCAGGGCTATGCGGAGGCGGCGCTGGCCCGCGTTCCCCTCGCCCGCGAAAGCCGCGTGCTCGATGTCGCCGCCGGGACCGGCGCGCTCGCGCTGGCAGCGGCCCGCACCGGCGCGCAGGTACTGGCGACCGACTTCTCGCCCGCGATGGTCGCGCGCATCGCGGCCGCCGGCCTCCCCAATGTCGACACGCGTGTGATGGATGGTCAGGCGCTCGACCTGCCGGATGCCGCCTTCGACGCCGTGTTCTCGATCTTCGGCGTGATCATGTTTCCGGACTGGCGCCGGGGCCTTGCGGAGATGGCGCGGGTGACGCGCCCCGGCGGCGTCGGCGTGGTCGCGACCTGGCAGGCGCGTGGCGCCGCGACCTTCCTGCTGCTCGGGCAGATCCGCGAGAAGCTGTTTCCGGAGAAAGCCGGCGCGACCATGCCGGAGGGGATGGAGGCGCTCAGCACCCCGCAGCGCCTGGCCCATGAACTCGCGACCGCCGGCTACCGGGACGCGCAGATCGAGGAAGTCACCCGCGACTTTCCGCTGGACCTCGCCGCGCTCGCCGATCCGGACACGCTGTTCGGCATGTCGCCCAACTGGACCAGCCTCGACGCGGCAGAACGGGCGGAGGTGATTGCCGAGGTCCGGCGGAGGGCGAGCGGACGGCCGGTCCTGCCGATCGCGTCCACGGCGCTCGTGGCGGTCGCGCGACGATAA
- a CDS encoding MerR family transcriptional regulator — translation MRRAASLRQADHPAEPEDGEQLSGIQEVSAELGVTMRTLRFYEDQGLIEPRRVGTTRIYTRREVARMQLILRGKRLGFSIREIKEFLDLYDADPQHHEQMRQLALRVHDRIQRLRRQKQALEETLGELEQIEREALERLPPGVRPAIE, via the coding sequence ATGAGGCGCGCGGCATCCCTGCGCCAGGCGGATCACCCTGCGGAGCCCGAGGACGGCGAGCAGCTGTCGGGCATCCAGGAGGTGTCGGCGGAGCTAGGCGTCACGATGCGGACGCTGCGCTTCTACGAGGACCAGGGCCTCATCGAGCCGCGCCGCGTCGGCACCACGCGCATCTATACCCGGCGGGAAGTGGCGCGGATGCAGCTGATCCTGCGCGGCAAGCGGCTGGGCTTCTCGATTCGCGAGATCAAGGAGTTCCTGGACCTCTACGACGCGGACCCGCAGCACCACGAGCAGATGCGCCAGCTGGCCCTGCGCGTCCACGACCGCATCCAGCGGCTGCGCCGGCAGAAGCAGGCGCTGGAGGAGACGCTGGGCGAACTGGAGCAGATCGAGCGCGAGGCGCTGGAGCGCCTGCCGCCGGGCGTGCGGCCTGCGATCGAGTAG
- a CDS encoding long-chain-fatty-acid--CoA ligase — protein sequence MSAATPVTERAPAGAVPAKIEPRLIPSLLARATSQYPQRTAIDFLGRTWTYAEIGEQVERAARGLQDLGVRPGTRVGLCLPNTPYYVIAYFAVLKIGGVVVAMNPLYVERELHHLLVDSGAEVVIVPDLVAIHDKLLAACAGTEVRHVVAASLADVLPWAKSIGLRLFKRRELARIGQDPRHLRWSRLVSNRAAPDPVAQSPSDLAVLQYTGGTTGEPKGAMLSHANLTANSQQMVLHVGRPPDQQERTLGVLPLFHVFALTTVLNYSVETAAEMILLPRFEMDQFLSTLKRTRPTQIFAVPTIYNAVNQLDESRVPRLDFCHTCISGGAPLPLEVRQAFEERTGCRVVEGYGLSEASPIIACNPLNGGVVKSNSTGPAFPGTVLEIRDLIDPSKLMPQGERGEVCVRGPQVMMGYWKRPDATEECFIDGALRTGDVGYFDEDGYLFLVDRIKDMLLCGGYNVYPRVIEEALYEHPAVAEAVVIGLPDRYRGQAPKAFVTLRPGHEASVEALCEFLRGRISKIEMPRELEIRDALPKTLIGKLSKKELVAEERAKAEQAGATA from the coding sequence ATGAGCGCGGCGACGCCCGTGACCGAGCGCGCCCCCGCCGGCGCGGTGCCGGCGAAGATCGAGCCCCGGCTGATACCGAGCCTGCTGGCGCGAGCGACGTCGCAATATCCGCAGCGCACCGCCATCGATTTCCTGGGCCGCACCTGGACCTATGCCGAGATCGGCGAGCAGGTGGAGCGCGCTGCCCGCGGTCTGCAGGACCTGGGCGTCCGTCCCGGCACGCGCGTCGGCCTCTGCCTGCCGAACACGCCCTATTATGTGATCGCCTATTTCGCGGTGCTGAAGATCGGCGGAGTGGTGGTGGCGATGAACCCGCTCTACGTGGAGCGGGAACTGCACCACCTGCTGGTCGACTCCGGCGCCGAGGTGGTGATCGTGCCCGACTTGGTCGCGATCCACGACAAGCTGCTCGCCGCCTGCGCGGGGACCGAGGTGCGCCATGTGGTGGCAGCTTCGCTCGCCGACGTGCTGCCCTGGGCCAAGTCGATCGGCTTGCGCCTGTTCAAGCGCCGCGAACTTGCGCGCATCGGCCAAGATCCCCGGCACCTCCGCTGGAGCCGGCTGGTGTCGAACCGCGCCGCGCCCGATCCGGTCGCGCAGTCGCCGAGCGATCTGGCGGTGCTCCAATATACTGGCGGCACCACCGGCGAGCCCAAGGGCGCGATGCTCAGCCACGCGAACCTGACGGCCAACAGCCAGCAGATGGTGCTCCACGTCGGCCGCCCGCCAGACCAGCAGGAGCGCACGCTGGGCGTGCTGCCGCTGTTCCACGTCTTCGCGCTGACGACGGTGCTCAACTATTCGGTCGAGACCGCGGCCGAGATGATCCTGTTGCCGCGCTTCGAGATGGACCAGTTCCTCAGCACCCTGAAGCGGACGCGCCCGACCCAGATCTTCGCGGTGCCCACCATCTACAATGCGGTGAACCAGCTGGACGAGAGCCGGGTGCCGCGGCTCGATTTCTGCCATACCTGCATCTCGGGCGGCGCGCCCCTGCCGCTGGAGGTGCGCCAGGCGTTCGAGGAGCGCACCGGCTGCCGCGTGGTGGAGGGCTATGGCCTGTCCGAGGCCTCGCCGATCATCGCCTGCAACCCGCTCAACGGCGGCGTGGTGAAGAGCAACAGCACGGGGCCGGCGTTCCCGGGCACCGTGCTGGAGATCCGCGACCTGATCGACCCCAGCAAGCTGATGCCGCAGGGCGAGCGCGGCGAGGTGTGCGTGCGCGGGCCGCAGGTGATGATGGGCTATTGGAAGCGGCCGGACGCGACCGAGGAGTGCTTCATCGACGGGGCGCTGCGCACGGGCGACGTCGGCTATTTCGACGAGGACGGCTATCTCTTCCTGGTCGACCGGATAAAGGACATGCTGCTGTGCGGCGGCTACAACGTCTATCCGCGCGTCATCGAGGAGGCCCTGTATGAACATCCGGCAGTGGCCGAAGCGGTGGTGATCGGCCTGCCCGATCGGTATCGCGGCCAGGCACCCAAGGCGTTCGTAACCTTGCGGCCGGGCCATGAGGCGAGCGTCGAGGCGCTCTGCGAGTTCCTGCGCGGGCGGATCAGCAAGATCGAGATGCCGCGCGAGCTCGAAATCCGAGACGCCCTCCCCAAGACGCTGATCGGCAAGCTTTCCAAGAAGGAACTGGTCGCCGAGGAACGCGCCAAGGCCGAGCAGGCGGGCGCGACCGCATGA
- a CDS encoding thiolase family protein has translation MKSVVIAGYARSPFHPAHKGALARVRPDDLAAQVIRGLIDRTGVDPKDIEDLIVGCAFPEGEQGMNVARLVGLLGDLPLSVGGMTVNRFCGSSMSSIHIAMGQIQIGAGEVFICAGVESMSRVPMMGYNPLPNPALAEKMPGAYMGMGETAERVATKYQITRETQEAFAVDSQKKAAAAQAGGRLNDEIVPIQTKNGVVSEDGTVRPDTTAEGLAGLKPAFDKEGSVTAGTSSPLTDGAAAVLVTSEDYARAHGLPILARLKTVGISGLEPEVMGLGPIGASRKALERGNVDANALDVIEINEAFASQALACIHDLGLDTAKVNIDGGAIAIGHPLGATGARIVGKAASLLKREGGKYALATQCIGGGQGIATLLEAAE, from the coding sequence ATGAAGAGCGTCGTGATCGCGGGCTATGCCCGTTCCCCCTTTCATCCCGCGCACAAGGGTGCGCTTGCCCGGGTTCGCCCGGACGACTTGGCCGCCCAGGTGATTCGCGGCCTGATCGACCGCACGGGCGTCGACCCGAAGGATATCGAGGACCTGATCGTCGGCTGCGCCTTTCCGGAAGGCGAGCAGGGCATGAACGTCGCGCGCCTCGTCGGCCTGCTCGGCGACCTGCCGCTGTCGGTCGGCGGCATGACCGTGAACCGCTTCTGCGGATCCTCGATGAGCTCGATCCACATCGCCATGGGCCAGATCCAGATCGGCGCGGGTGAGGTGTTCATCTGCGCGGGCGTCGAATCGATGAGCCGCGTGCCGATGATGGGCTACAACCCCCTTCCCAACCCTGCGCTCGCAGAGAAGATGCCGGGCGCCTACATGGGCATGGGCGAGACCGCCGAGCGCGTCGCCACCAAGTACCAGATCACCCGCGAGACCCAGGAAGCCTTTGCGGTCGATAGCCAGAAGAAGGCTGCCGCAGCGCAGGCCGGCGGTCGCCTCAATGACGAGATCGTGCCGATCCAGACCAAGAACGGCGTCGTGAGCGAAGACGGCACCGTCCGTCCGGACACGACCGCAGAAGGCCTGGCCGGCCTGAAGCCGGCGTTCGACAAGGAGGGCTCGGTCACCGCCGGCACCTCCTCGCCGCTCACCGACGGCGCCGCCGCCGTGCTCGTCACCAGCGAGGATTATGCGCGCGCGCACGGCCTGCCGATCCTCGCCCGTCTGAAGACGGTCGGCATCTCCGGCCTGGAGCCCGAAGTCATGGGCCTCGGCCCCATCGGTGCCTCGCGCAAGGCGCTGGAGCGCGGCAACGTCGACGCGAACGCGCTCGACGTCATCGAGATCAACGAGGCCTTCGCCAGCCAGGCGCTCGCCTGCATCCACGACCTCGGCCTCGACACTGCCAAGGTGAACATCGACGGCGGGGCGATCGCGATCGGCCACCCGCTCGGCGCCACCGGCGCACGCATCGTCGGCAAGGCCGCGTCGCTGCTGAAGCGTGAGGGCGGCAAGTATGCGCTCGCCACCCAGTGCATCGGCGGCGGCCAGGGCATCGCGACCCTGCTGGAGGCAGCCGAATGA